One part of the Streptomyces lydicus genome encodes these proteins:
- a CDS encoding TerD family protein, with amino-acid sequence MSMLKGGNVPVPAPAVRVELGWQPAPGTPDVDASALLLVSGRVRDDADFVFYNQPVHASGAVRHEGKRPAGGALTDTVTVALASVEPAVDKVVLAASADGGTFGSVPGLSIRVLDEASGAELARFDSHDATTESAFVLGELYRRQGAWKFRAVGQGYDTGLAGLATDFGISVEEPAAPPPPASAPVPAPVTPPTTPPAAPPAPPLPTGQPAASIPPPPGQPAPAPAPAPVRLTKVTLTKDAPAVSLTKQGGTSGAMRVNLNWSGAGAGKRLTKKLGRKAMQAMGARGALLPPSGELDLDLCALYELTDGSAGVVHPLGNNFGALHAPPYIQLDGDDRTGAVAAGENLTVNLDHQARIKRILIFVTVYAGARSFEGLSATVTLRPQHGAPVDFSLDACTVPSNVCALALITNTGGELVVRREARYLVPEPGVSPQRTVDHAYGWGLDWSPARK; translated from the coding sequence ATGTCGATGCTCAAGGGCGGCAATGTCCCGGTTCCGGCCCCGGCGGTCCGGGTGGAGCTGGGCTGGCAACCCGCCCCGGGGACGCCGGACGTGGACGCCTCGGCACTGCTCCTGGTGTCCGGCAGGGTCCGCGACGACGCGGACTTCGTCTTCTACAACCAGCCGGTGCACGCCTCCGGAGCCGTACGGCACGAGGGCAAGCGGCCGGCCGGCGGAGCGCTGACCGACACCGTCACCGTGGCCCTGGCCTCCGTGGAGCCCGCCGTCGACAAGGTGGTGCTCGCCGCCTCCGCCGACGGCGGCACCTTCGGCAGCGTCCCCGGCCTGAGCATCCGGGTGCTGGACGAGGCGAGCGGCGCCGAGCTGGCCCGTTTCGACAGCCACGACGCCACCACCGAGAGCGCGTTCGTGCTCGGTGAGCTCTACCGCCGCCAGGGCGCCTGGAAGTTCCGCGCGGTGGGCCAGGGGTACGACACCGGGCTCGCGGGCCTGGCCACGGACTTCGGCATCAGCGTCGAGGAGCCCGCCGCGCCGCCGCCTCCGGCGTCCGCCCCGGTCCCCGCGCCCGTCACGCCCCCGACGACTCCTCCCGCCGCGCCGCCCGCGCCCCCGTTGCCGACGGGTCAACCGGCGGCGTCAATTCCGCCCCCTCCCGGGCAGCCCGCCCCGGCCCCCGCGCCCGCTCCCGTTCGTCTGACAAAAGTCACCCTCACGAAGGACGCCCCCGCCGTTTCGTTGACGAAGCAGGGCGGCACCTCCGGCGCGATGCGGGTGAACCTCAACTGGTCCGGCGCCGGCGCCGGCAAGCGGCTGACCAAGAAACTCGGCCGCAAGGCCATGCAGGCCATGGGCGCCCGCGGCGCGCTGCTGCCCCCGTCCGGCGAGCTGGACCTCGATCTGTGCGCGCTGTACGAACTCACCGACGGCTCCGCCGGCGTGGTCCATCCGCTCGGCAACAACTTCGGCGCGCTGCACGCCCCGCCGTACATCCAGCTCGACGGCGACGACCGCACCGGCGCCGTCGCGGCCGGCGAGAACCTCACCGTCAACCTCGACCACCAGGCACGCATCAAGCGCATCCTGATCTTCGTCACGGTCTACGCGGGCGCCCGCAGCTTCGAGGGCCTGAGCGCCACGGTCACCCTCCGGCCACAGCACGGCGCCCCCGTCGACTTCTCGCTCGACGCCTGCACGGTGCCCTCCAACGTCTGCGCCCTGGCCCTGATCACGAACACCGGCGGCGAACTCGTCGTCCGGCGCGAGGCCCGCTATCTCGTTCCCGAGCCCGGCGTCAGCCCGCAGCGCACGGTCGACCACGCCTACGGCTGGGGGCTGGACTGGTCGCCGGCCAGGAAGTGA
- a CDS encoding DeoR/GlpR family DNA-binding transcription regulator has product MSDNQNLLAEQRRALILDEVRRRGGVRVNELTRKLSVSDMTVRRDLDALARQGMVEKVHGGAVPVSEPSTHEPGFEAKSSLELSAKEDIAKAAAEMAAPGSAIALAGGTTAFALAQQLLEVPDLTVVTNSVRVADVFYTAQRAAASGGTAPRAGAATVVLTGGVRTPSDTLVGPVADAAIRSLHFDVLFLGVHGISVEAGLSTPNLAEAETNRHFVRSARRVVVVADHTKWGTVGLSSFATLDQVDVLVTDAGLSAGARAEFAELPPELVVAGEQPVDTEL; this is encoded by the coding sequence GTGAGCGACAACCAGAACCTGCTTGCGGAGCAGCGGCGTGCCCTGATTCTCGACGAGGTCAGGCGGCGCGGCGGGGTGCGGGTCAACGAACTCACCCGCAAGCTGAGCGTGTCGGACATGACGGTCCGTCGCGATCTGGACGCCCTGGCGCGTCAGGGCATGGTCGAGAAGGTGCACGGCGGCGCGGTGCCGGTCAGCGAGCCGAGCACGCACGAGCCCGGCTTCGAGGCGAAGTCGTCGCTGGAGCTGAGCGCCAAGGAGGACATCGCCAAGGCGGCGGCCGAAATGGCCGCTCCGGGCAGCGCCATCGCGCTGGCGGGCGGCACGACCGCGTTCGCGCTGGCACAGCAGCTGCTGGAGGTCCCGGACCTGACGGTGGTGACGAATTCGGTCCGGGTGGCCGATGTGTTCTACACCGCGCAGCGAGCGGCGGCCAGTGGTGGCACGGCGCCGCGTGCCGGTGCCGCGACGGTGGTGCTGACGGGCGGGGTGCGCACGCCCTCGGACACGCTCGTGGGGCCGGTGGCGGACGCCGCGATCCGGTCGCTGCACTTCGATGTGCTCTTCCTCGGGGTGCACGGGATATCGGTGGAGGCGGGACTGTCGACGCCGAATCTGGCGGAGGCCGAGACCAACCGGCACTTCGTACGGTCCGCGCGGCGCGTGGTGGTGGTCGCCGATCACACCAAGTGGGGCACGGTCGGGCTGAGTTCGTTCGCGACCCTCGATCAGGTCGATGTGCTGGTGACGGACGCGGGCCTGTCCGCCGGTGCGCGGGCGGAGTTCGCGGAACTGCCGCCGGAGCTGGTGGTGGCGGGCGAGCAGCCGGTGGACACCGAGCTCTGA
- a CDS encoding ATP-binding protein yields the protein MPGPASPAGVPAEEPDRPLLRRRFTARLLPQLRLLVEECAAREGLREPRRGEFVLAVDEVAGNAVEHAGGAGRLELRRVGDELECRISDSGPGFSEAVIPELLPGLDGAPKGRGLWLARLVADRFAVSATAPEAGATGAVVTLAVRLP from the coding sequence ATGCCCGGCCCGGCGAGCCCGGCCGGAGTGCCCGCCGAGGAGCCCGACCGGCCGCTGCTCCGGCGGCGCTTCACCGCCCGGCTGCTGCCCCAGCTGCGGCTGCTGGTCGAGGAGTGCGCCGCCCGCGAGGGTCTGCGCGAACCGCGGCGGGGCGAATTCGTGCTGGCGGTGGACGAGGTCGCGGGGAACGCCGTGGAGCACGCCGGCGGCGCGGGGCGGCTGGAGCTGCGCCGGGTGGGCGACGAGTTGGAGTGCCGGATCAGCGACAGCGGCCCCGGGTTCAGCGAGGCGGTGATCCCCGAGCTGCTGCCGGGCCTGGACGGTGCCCCGAAGGGCCGCGGGCTGTGGCTGGCGCGCCTGGTGGCGGACCGGTTCGCGGTCTCCGCGACGGCTCCGGAGGCCGGCGCCACGGGCGCGGTGGTGACGCTGGCGGTACGGCTGCCCTGA
- a CDS encoding MOSC domain-containing protein has protein sequence MPKPALVSIHLYPVKSIAGSGPGEAVVEPWGLAGDRRWLLVDAEHRQITQRPQPTLALARAEGLPGGGLRLTAPGMAPLTVEVPGSVETVPVEVWKDQVEAVPAGEAAAEWFSRYLGVECRLVHLDAPEKRRPIAPEYCEPGETVSFADGFPLLLTTTSSLDALNSLIAQGDHADEGPLPMSRFRPNVVVDGTAPWAEDEWRRIRIGEVVFQVAKPSARCVVTTTDQHTAERGKEPLRTLARHRRFGDRLVFGQNLIPRGVGTIRVGDPFEILD, from the coding sequence ATGCCCAAGCCTGCTCTCGTGTCGATCCATCTCTACCCGGTCAAATCCATTGCGGGGTCCGGTCCCGGCGAGGCGGTCGTGGAGCCGTGGGGGCTCGCCGGGGACCGACGGTGGCTGCTGGTGGACGCCGAGCACAGGCAGATCACCCAACGTCCGCAGCCGACGTTGGCCTTGGCGCGCGCCGAGGGGCTGCCGGGTGGTGGCCTCCGGCTCACCGCGCCCGGGATGGCGCCGCTGACGGTCGAGGTGCCCGGGTCCGTGGAAACCGTCCCGGTCGAGGTCTGGAAGGACCAGGTCGAGGCGGTGCCCGCCGGCGAGGCCGCGGCCGAGTGGTTCAGCAGATATCTGGGCGTCGAGTGCCGGCTGGTGCATCTCGACGCCCCGGAGAAGCGCCGCCCCATCGCGCCGGAGTACTGCGAGCCCGGTGAGACGGTCAGCTTCGCCGACGGCTTCCCGCTGCTGCTGACGACCACCTCGTCGCTGGACGCCCTCAACTCCCTCATCGCGCAGGGCGACCACGCCGACGAGGGGCCCCTGCCGATGAGCCGTTTCCGGCCCAATGTGGTGGTGGACGGCACGGCTCCGTGGGCCGAGGACGAGTGGCGCCGAATCCGCATCGGCGAGGTGGTCTTCCAGGTGGCCAAGCCCAGCGCACGCTGTGTCGTCACCACCACCGACCAGCACACGGCCGAGCGGGGCAAGGAGCCGCTGCGGACGCTGGCCCGTCATCGGCGCTTCGGCGACCGGCTGGTCTTCGGCCAGAATCTGATTCCCCGTGGGGTCGGCACGATCCGTGTCGGCGACCCTTTCGAGATACTCGACTGA
- a CDS encoding DUF6643 family protein: MTSPRSTYGGGYYASPSFPDTPIYDSLVAERGTPQIAPIRVNPSPYDTGSSYLPALPSALPALPAAPSHPSPGQGYPGAAAQPVAPLQQAPAPYIPQQAGARGGYQPPQQPQPQRPAGGTGYEAMRPAAPVAPRPAAPYDDPYGRQYPRGY; the protein is encoded by the coding sequence ATGACCTCCCCCCGCTCTACCTACGGCGGCGGCTACTACGCTTCGCCTTCCTTCCCGGACACCCCGATCTACGACAGCCTCGTCGCCGAACGCGGCACGCCGCAGATCGCCCCGATCCGGGTGAACCCCTCCCCTTACGACACCGGGTCGTCGTACTTGCCCGCACTGCCCTCCGCGCTGCCGGCCCTGCCGGCCGCCCCGTCCCACCCCTCGCCCGGGCAGGGCTACCCGGGTGCCGCCGCGCAGCCGGTCGCCCCGCTGCAGCAGGCGCCGGCGCCCTACATCCCGCAGCAGGCAGGTGCCCGCGGCGGCTATCAGCCCCCGCAGCAGCCCCAGCCCCAGCGCCCGGCCGGCGGTACGGGGTACGAGGCGATGCGGCCCGCCGCACCGGTCGCCCCGCGGCCCGCCGCGCCGTACGACGATCCGTACGGCCGCCAGTACCCGCGGGGGTACTGA
- a CDS encoding right-handed parallel beta-helix repeat-containing protein, with the protein MAQGSVQVTHSGTSRWRRRTGEYSSLAAALEAAGDGDVLTVPAGTYRENLVLQRAVTLRGPDGSRGSVRIAPADGVALTIRASATVHDLHLEATDSASPALLVEDGAPELSGLRVVTRSASGIEVRGGARPTVRRCTVDNAGGVGISVLDGAGGLFEECEVVAAGQAGVAVRGAAHPRLENCRIHHASGAGLSINGEGSAVEAVGCELYEIKGAGIQVAARATGHLTDCTVHRTSADGVTLDTDAVLTLADCDIHDIPENAIDLRSRSVLTLTRSTVRHFGRNGLSVWDPGTRVDANQCEIHDSTGDYPAVWVSDGATAVLDSTRVHDVPDALFVLDRGSRADVVDCDLAQVRNTAVSVSDGATVQLDDCRIREAATGAWFRDHGSGGTLANCTIDGAQTGVIVTKGADPTIEGCTVSSPAEAGFYVSAEGRGTFQSCRVTGSSGFGFHVIDGCRTTLTRCRTERCARGGYEFAEGGTGQGDGPTVTDCTSDESRALPAPGSGATAPAVQQATQTTGLLGNVPAQSPPAAAGTAPAEPVVSSRPSEVVLGELDTLVGLESVKREVRSLINMIEVGRRRQEAGLKAASVRRHLVFTGSPGTGKTTVARLYGEILASLGVLERGHLVEVSRVDLVGEHIGSTAIRTQEAFERARGGVLFIDEAYALSPEDSGRDFGKEAIDTLVKLMEDHREAVVVIVAGYTVEMERFLAVNPGVASRFSRTITFGDYAPEELLRIVEQQGEEHEYRLGEGAGEALLKYFTALPKGPSFGNGRTARQTFEAMVERHAGRVAQLTDPSTDDLTLLYADDLPELP; encoded by the coding sequence ATGGCACAGGGCTCGGTCCAGGTGACGCACTCCGGAACGTCCCGTTGGCGGCGCCGGACAGGGGAGTACAGCTCGCTCGCCGCCGCCCTGGAGGCCGCCGGGGACGGCGATGTGCTGACCGTCCCTGCCGGCACGTACCGGGAGAACCTGGTGCTGCAGCGCGCGGTGACGCTGCGCGGCCCCGACGGGTCGCGCGGCTCGGTGCGGATCGCCCCGGCCGACGGGGTGGCGCTGACGATACGGGCCTCGGCGACCGTCCACGATCTGCATCTGGAGGCGACGGATTCGGCGTCGCCGGCGCTGCTGGTGGAGGACGGCGCGCCGGAGCTGTCCGGCCTGCGGGTGGTGACCCGGTCCGCGTCCGGCATCGAGGTGCGCGGCGGGGCCCGTCCGACGGTGCGGCGCTGCACCGTCGACAACGCGGGCGGGGTCGGCATCAGCGTCCTGGACGGAGCCGGCGGCCTCTTCGAGGAGTGCGAGGTGGTGGCGGCCGGGCAGGCCGGGGTGGCGGTCCGCGGCGCGGCCCACCCGCGGCTGGAGAACTGCCGGATCCACCACGCCTCGGGCGCCGGCCTGTCGATCAACGGCGAGGGCAGCGCCGTCGAGGCGGTGGGCTGCGAGCTGTACGAGATCAAGGGCGCGGGGATCCAGGTGGCCGCGCGGGCCACCGGCCACCTCACGGACTGCACGGTGCACCGCACCTCCGCCGACGGCGTCACCCTGGACACCGACGCGGTGCTCACGCTCGCCGACTGCGACATCCACGACATCCCGGAGAACGCGATCGATCTGCGGTCGCGTTCGGTGCTGACGCTGACCCGCAGCACGGTGCGGCACTTCGGGCGCAACGGCCTGTCGGTGTGGGACCCGGGAACCCGGGTGGACGCCAACCAGTGCGAGATCCACGACAGTACGGGCGACTACCCGGCGGTGTGGGTGAGCGACGGCGCGACCGCCGTACTGGACTCGACCCGGGTGCACGACGTACCGGACGCCCTGTTCGTCCTGGACCGCGGCTCCCGTGCCGACGTGGTCGACTGCGACCTCGCACAGGTCCGCAACACCGCGGTGTCGGTCAGCGACGGGGCGACCGTCCAGCTGGACGACTGCCGGATCCGGGAGGCGGCGACCGGCGCGTGGTTCCGCGACCACGGCAGCGGTGGCACGCTCGCCAACTGCACCATCGACGGGGCGCAGACCGGCGTGATCGTCACGAAGGGCGCGGACCCCACCATCGAGGGCTGCACCGTCAGTTCACCGGCCGAGGCCGGCTTCTACGTGTCGGCCGAGGGCCGCGGCACCTTCCAGAGCTGCCGGGTGACCGGCAGCTCCGGTTTCGGCTTCCATGTGATCGACGGCTGCCGTACGACGCTGACGCGGTGCCGTACGGAGCGGTGCGCACGCGGCGGCTACGAGTTCGCCGAGGGCGGCACCGGGCAGGGCGACGGGCCGACGGTCACGGACTGCACCAGCGACGAGAGCCGCGCGCTGCCCGCGCCGGGGTCCGGAGCCACCGCGCCAGCCGTTCAGCAGGCGACACAGACCACCGGGCTGCTGGGCAACGTACCGGCGCAGAGCCCGCCCGCGGCCGCCGGCACCGCCCCCGCCGAGCCGGTCGTCAGCAGCCGGCCCTCCGAGGTGGTGCTCGGCGAACTGGACACCCTCGTCGGGCTGGAGAGCGTCAAGCGTGAGGTGCGCAGCCTGATCAACATGATCGAGGTGGGCCGCCGGCGACAGGAGGCGGGACTGAAGGCGGCGTCCGTGCGACGCCACCTGGTCTTCACCGGCTCCCCCGGCACCGGCAAGACGACGGTCGCCCGCCTCTACGGCGAAATCCTGGCGTCCCTCGGGGTGTTGGAGCGCGGGCACCTGGTCGAGGTGTCCCGGGTGGATCTGGTGGGTGAGCACATCGGGTCGACGGCGATCCGCACCCAGGAGGCGTTCGAACGGGCGCGCGGCGGGGTGCTCTTCATCGACGAGGCGTACGCCCTCTCCCCCGAGGACTCCGGCCGGGACTTCGGCAAGGAGGCTATCGACACCCTCGTGAAGCTGATGGAGGACCACCGGGAGGCGGTGGTGGTGATCGTCGCCGGCTACACCGTCGAGATGGAGCGCTTCCTCGCCGTCAACCCCGGTGTGGCGTCCCGTTTCTCACGCACCATCACCTTCGGCGACTACGCCCCGGAGGAGCTGCTGCGGATCGTCGAGCAGCAGGGCGAGGAGCACGAGTACCGCCTCGGCGAGGGGGCCGGTGAGGCGCTGCTGAAGTACTTCACCGCGCTCCCCAAGGGCCCCTCCTTCGGCAACGGCCGCACCGCGCGGCAGACGTTCGAGGCGATGGTCGAGCGGCACGCGGGCCGGGTGGCGCAGCTGACCGACCCGAGCACCGACGACCTCACCCTCCTCTACGCGGACGACCTGCCCGAACTCCCCTGA
- a CDS encoding SRPBCC family protein, producing MARRLRPVELEFVESAPLRLVFAAEVAASPKAVYAALADDVAGWPSWFTGVARAASTHGGQGREVRLTGGTRFTETVLAAEPDARYAYRVDTTNAPGLRALLEDWRLTPASGGTRLRWTFAADGPAAFRWALMLARPGLGRAFRESARTLEHRLGRT from the coding sequence ATGGCGCGCCGACTCCGCCCCGTCGAGCTGGAATTCGTCGAGTCCGCCCCGCTGCGGCTGGTGTTCGCCGCGGAGGTGGCCGCGTCACCGAAAGCGGTGTACGCGGCACTGGCGGACGATGTGGCGGGCTGGCCGTCCTGGTTCACGGGCGTGGCGCGCGCGGCGTCGACGCACGGCGGGCAGGGCCGGGAGGTGCGGCTCACCGGCGGCACCCGGTTCACCGAGACGGTGCTGGCCGCCGAGCCGGACGCGCGGTACGCCTACCGGGTCGACACCACCAACGCCCCTGGATTGCGGGCTCTGTTGGAGGACTGGCGGCTGACGCCGGCCAGCGGTGGCACCCGGCTGCGGTGGACGTTCGCGGCGGACGGCCCGGCGGCGTTCCGCTGGGCGCTGATGCTCGCCAGGCCGGGCCTGGGACGCGCCTTCCGGGAGTCGGCGCGGACGCTGGAACACCGGCTCGGCAGGACCTGA
- a CDS encoding Rv1733c family protein, giving the protein MGAVRGVWRWRRNPLRRRTDLVESWVALAAVLLLVLGAPVAGWFSGRAAHGALLQTVALQHRQRHLVWVTVDRLVSRAPLDPDPETSSQRDAHRRVLARWTAVNGTAHLGQISAPRPVEPGEQFRIWTDGQGRVMPRPMDVSTAGTHAVLAGLGTTAAVGGLIEGGRRLFVGQLMARRYRRWGLEWERAGQDWGRADAGS; this is encoded by the coding sequence ATGGGAGCCGTACGAGGCGTATGGCGCTGGCGGCGCAATCCGCTGCGGCGCCGGACCGATCTGGTCGAGTCCTGGGTGGCGCTCGCCGCCGTCCTCCTGCTCGTCCTCGGAGCACCCGTTGCGGGCTGGTTCAGCGGCCGGGCGGCGCACGGCGCGCTGCTGCAGACCGTGGCGCTCCAGCACCGGCAGCGGCACCTGGTGTGGGTCACGGTCGACCGGCTGGTCTCCCGGGCCCCGCTCGACCCCGATCCGGAGACCTCGTCGCAGCGTGACGCGCACCGCCGGGTCCTCGCCCGCTGGACGGCCGTGAACGGCACCGCGCACCTCGGGCAGATCTCGGCCCCGCGCCCCGTCGAACCGGGCGAGCAGTTCCGCATCTGGACCGACGGCCAGGGGCGGGTGATGCCGCGGCCGATGGACGTCAGCACGGCCGGTACCCACGCGGTGCTGGCGGGCCTGGGTACCACGGCCGCCGTCGGCGGGCTGATCGAGGGCGGCCGGCGGCTGTTCGTGGGGCAGTTGATGGCGCGCCGCTACCGCCGTTGGGGCCTGGAGTGGGAGCGGGCGGGCCAGGACTGGGGCCGGGCCGACGCGGGGAGTTGA
- a CDS encoding glutamate racemase, translating into MKIALMDSGTGLLPAAAAMRRLRPDADLVLSTDPDGMPWGPRTPDDVVEHALAVARAAAAHGPDALIVACNTASVHALPALRAELEPAVPVIGTVPAIKPAAAGGGPVAIWATPATTGSPYQRDLIERFAHGVDVTGVPCPGLADAVEQADEAAIDAAVAVAAQRTPEDVRTVVLGCTHYELVAERIRAALQQPGAPALVLHGSAEAVAAQALRRIGAEPAPAAAPTGRVTVLLSGRPGSLPAEALAYAEGRMLAGSPADTADALTR; encoded by the coding sequence GTGAAGATCGCGCTGATGGACTCCGGGACCGGGCTGCTGCCGGCGGCCGCTGCGATGCGGCGACTGCGGCCGGACGCCGATCTGGTCCTCTCCACCGACCCCGACGGCATGCCCTGGGGCCCGCGTACCCCCGACGACGTCGTCGAGCACGCCCTGGCCGTGGCCCGCGCCGCCGCCGCGCACGGCCCCGACGCCTTGATCGTCGCCTGCAACACCGCGTCGGTCCACGCCCTGCCCGCCCTCCGCGCCGAGCTGGAGCCCGCCGTCCCGGTGATCGGAACGGTCCCGGCGATCAAGCCCGCCGCGGCCGGCGGCGGCCCGGTCGCCATCTGGGCCACCCCCGCCACCACCGGCAGCCCCTACCAGCGGGACCTGATCGAGCGCTTCGCACACGGGGTGGACGTCACCGGCGTGCCCTGCCCGGGCCTGGCCGACGCGGTCGAGCAGGCCGACGAGGCGGCCATCGACGCCGCCGTCGCCGTCGCCGCGCAGCGCACCCCGGAAGACGTGCGCACCGTCGTCCTGGGCTGCACCCACTACGAGCTGGTCGCCGAACGGATCCGTGCCGCCCTCCAGCAGCCCGGCGCCCCCGCGCTCGTCCTGCACGGTTCCGCCGAGGCCGTCGCCGCCCAGGCGCTGCGCCGCATCGGTGCCGAGCCGGCGCCCGCGGCCGCCCCGACCGGCCGCGTCACCGTGCTCCTCAGCGGCCGGCCCGGCTCCCTGCCGGCCGAGGCGCTGGCGTACGCCGAGGGCAGGATGCTCGCCGGATCGCCCGCCGACACCGCGGACGCGCTGACCCGTTGA
- a CDS encoding MEDS domain-containing protein → MSTPSRDNGSSGHLVPVQHLRPGDHAFVSYGDDEVRWEAVTAFVRLGLARGEKVLVLPSPWVPAEEVLARIDFPSRSTAAARERGQLVVSSMREVIAPEPEFTAARQMGRLHRETDRATAEGYAGLRAFIDMGWVAALGAEVEVMMRRESGAHALFTGRPYTEICAYDRRRFDRGVLDAMERAHPRTLLERLGSLRTVREPDGALHFIGEADTARQAEFSRALRIALAHTAPDRRLTVDLTRLHFLSVGCAVSLLVLAHGAAGHDLIEVRCDRGQRRLLRRLGGGTVPPLALTEGVTPW, encoded by the coding sequence GTGTCGACGCCTTCGAGGGACAACGGAAGCAGTGGCCACCTCGTTCCCGTCCAGCACCTGCGGCCCGGGGACCACGCCTTCGTGAGTTACGGCGATGACGAGGTGCGCTGGGAGGCCGTCACGGCGTTCGTACGACTCGGGCTGGCCCGCGGCGAGAAGGTGCTGGTGCTGCCCTCGCCCTGGGTGCCGGCGGAAGAGGTCCTGGCCCGGATCGACTTCCCCAGCCGCAGCACGGCCGCCGCCCGCGAGCGCGGTCAGCTCGTGGTGAGCAGCATGCGCGAAGTGATCGCACCCGAACCGGAGTTCACCGCCGCGCGCCAGATGGGGCGGCTGCACCGGGAAACCGACCGGGCGACGGCCGAGGGGTACGCCGGTCTGCGGGCGTTCATCGACATGGGCTGGGTCGCCGCGCTCGGCGCGGAGGTCGAGGTGATGATGCGCCGGGAGAGCGGGGCGCACGCGCTCTTCACCGGCCGGCCGTACACGGAAATCTGCGCGTACGACCGCCGCCGGTTCGACCGCGGGGTGCTCGACGCCATGGAACGGGCGCATCCGCGCACCCTGCTGGAGCGGCTGGGAAGCCTGCGCACGGTGCGTGAACCCGACGGCGCGCTGCACTTCATCGGCGAGGCGGACACCGCCCGGCAGGCGGAGTTCAGCAGAGCGCTGCGGATCGCACTGGCCCACACGGCACCGGACCGCAGGCTGACGGTGGATCTGACCCGGCTGCACTTCCTGTCGGTGGGCTGTGCCGTCAGCCTGCTCGTACTGGCCCACGGCGCCGCCGGTCACGATCTGATCGAGGTGCGCTGCGACCGCGGCCAGCGCCGGCTGCTGCGGCGGCTGGGCGGCGGGACGGTGCCGCCGCTGGCGCTGACGGAGGGGGTGACCCCGTGGTGA
- a CDS encoding glycosyltransferase, which produces MEWIGAGSLLTWVWLLAGQGLFWRTDVRLPDRRDPERWPSVAVVVPARDEAEVLPASLPSLLGQKYPGRAEVFLVDDGSTDGTGALARTLAAARGGLPLTVSAPGEPEPGWTGKLWAVRHGIALARERTAPEYLLLTDADIAHEPDGLRELVAAARSAELDLVSQMARLRVATRWERLIVPAFVYFFAQLYPFRRVNRPGSRTAAAAGGCVLLRTEAAERAGIPEAIRHAVIDDVTLARAVKRSGGRIWLGLADRVDSVRPYPRLAELWRMVSRSAYAQLRHQPLLLLGTVLGLGLVYLAPPALAVAGAAGGEAAVAALGTAAWAVMCGTYLPMLRYYRQPPWAAPLLPFTALLYLVMTVDSAVQHYRGRGAAWKGRTYGAP; this is translated from the coding sequence ATGGAGTGGATCGGTGCCGGGTCGCTGCTGACCTGGGTGTGGCTGCTGGCGGGGCAGGGCCTCTTCTGGCGGACCGATGTACGGCTGCCGGACCGCCGGGATCCGGAGCGCTGGCCGTCGGTCGCGGTGGTGGTCCCGGCGCGCGACGAGGCCGAGGTGCTGCCGGCGAGCCTGCCCTCGCTGCTCGGGCAGAAGTACCCGGGCCGGGCCGAGGTGTTCCTGGTCGACGACGGCAGCACGGACGGCACCGGCGCGCTGGCCCGCACCCTGGCGGCCGCACGGGGCGGGCTGCCGCTGACGGTGTCCGCACCCGGTGAGCCGGAGCCGGGGTGGACGGGGAAGCTGTGGGCCGTACGGCACGGGATCGCGCTGGCGCGGGAGCGCACGGCGCCGGAGTACCTGCTGCTGACCGACGCGGACATCGCACACGAGCCGGACGGTCTGCGGGAGTTGGTGGCGGCGGCCCGCTCGGCGGAGCTGGACCTGGTCTCGCAGATGGCGCGGCTGCGGGTGGCGACCCGCTGGGAGCGGCTGATCGTACCGGCGTTCGTGTACTTCTTCGCGCAGCTGTATCCGTTCCGCCGGGTCAACCGCCCAGGGTCGCGGACCGCGGCGGCGGCCGGCGGCTGCGTGCTGCTGCGGACGGAGGCGGCGGAGCGGGCGGGCATCCCGGAGGCGATCCGGCACGCGGTGATCGACGACGTGACGCTGGCGCGGGCGGTCAAGCGCAGCGGGGGCCGCATCTGGCTGGGGCTGGCGGACCGGGTGGACAGTGTGCGGCCCTATCCGCGGCTGGCCGAGCTGTGGCGGATGGTCTCGCGCAGCGCGTACGCCCAGCTGCGGCACCAGCCGCTGCTGCTGCTCGGCACGGTGCTGGGACTGGGGCTGGTGTATCTCGCGCCGCCCGCCCTGGCGGTGGCCGGGGCGGCCGGCGGCGAGGCGGCGGTCGCGGCGCTCGGCACGGCGGCCTGGGCGGTGATGTGCGGGACGTATCTGCCGATGCTGCGCTACTACCGGCAGCCGCCGTGGGCGGCGCCGCTGCTGCCGTTCACCGCGCTGCTGTACCTCGTGATGACCGTGGACTCGGCGGTGCAGCACTACCGGGGGCGCGGCGCGGCCTGGAAGGGCCGGACGTACGGAGCGCCCTGA